The Erythrobacter sp. Alg231-14 genome has a segment encoding these proteins:
- a CDS encoding S24 family peptidase, with product MALFGITLVLVDGVSMGRVLPHRTLALFRRKRKVSKGDIVLVEHPEFGRIVKIVAAVTVNGRYSLRGAHPNSTSEERLGAVEGAFIKGTLVCRLIKGKPLAA from the coding sequence ATGGCATTGTTCGGTATTACATTGGTTTTGGTGGATGGGGTGAGCATGGGTCGTGTGCTCCCCCATCGCACTCTTGCCCTGTTTAGGCGCAAGAGAAAGGTTTCAAAGGGCGATATTGTCCTAGTGGAACACCCCGAATTTGGACGAATAGTGAAGATCGTTGCGGCGGTAACCGTGAACGGTCGGTATTCCCTGCGCGGCGCGCATCCCAATTCAACCAGCGAAGAACGATTGGGCGCAGTCGAAGGAGCCTTTATCAAGGGCACTCTGGTCTGCCGCTTGATTAAGGGTAAGCCGCTCGCAGCCTAA
- the sodN gene encoding superoxide dismutase, Ni: protein MTNMLINLAEKAGLLVTAKAHCDVPCGIYDTGPALYHAVSVVRLMDQFLAADDSAFLTKARLVANKEEQAEKVKHEIRVIWGDYIKPPVVEKYPNIHDLTHSIMMTASKCKQDCHREDGEKLVELVNEFAEIFWATKGVETGKGPCPYEPKLPVVYPKL, encoded by the coding sequence ATGACCAACATGCTTATCAATTTGGCTGAGAAAGCCGGCCTTCTCGTCACAGCAAAAGCGCATTGCGATGTGCCTTGCGGTATCTACGACACTGGACCTGCTTTGTACCATGCCGTTTCGGTTGTGCGGTTGATGGATCAATTCCTCGCTGCCGATGACAGCGCGTTTTTGACCAAAGCGCGCCTCGTTGCGAACAAAGAAGAGCAAGCGGAGAAAGTGAAGCACGAAATCCGCGTGATCTGGGGCGATTACATTAAACCGCCTGTCGTGGAGAAATATCCAAACATCCACGACCTCACTCACTCGATCATGATGACCGCGTCAAAGTGTAAGCAAGATTGCCATCGTGAAGATGGTGAGAAGCTTGTTGAGTTGGTGAACGAGTTCGCCGAAATCTTTTGGGCGACCAAAGGTGTGGAAACCGGCAAAGGCCCATGCCCTTACGAACCAAAGCTTCCGGTGGTTTATCCCAAACTCTAG
- the uvrC gene encoding excinuclease ABC subunit UvrC has protein sequence MSKTPAGRPDTPPNGPDAADRFNESRAAYTVASAQPNLDAGVEAIREVVKTLKPVPGVYRMLDTRGDVLYVGKARSLKARVANYTQVAGLTQRLLRMVSQCRSMEIITTNSEAEALLLEAQLIKRFRPAFNVLLRDDKSFPFILLRGDHAFPRIHKHRGARRAKGNYYGPFASAGSVNTTLNALQKLFLLRSCTDSFFNNRDRPCLLYQIKRCSAPCVGRISEEDYDGLVKQSKDFLAGKSGKVQADLERQMAKAAEDLDFETAAILRDRLRAATFIQGSQAINASGVGDADVFALASKGGHIGVQAFFIRGGQNWGHRAFFPTHTKDVEEDQVLSNVMLQFYEEVPPPPLVLVDREMGERALIEAALSEVAEKKVTLTIPQRGDRRKLLAQATRNAAEALERRLAETGTKARTHRELAEFLELGEPPERIEVYDNSHIQGAQALGAMVVASAEGFEKSQYRKFNIKTAKTNDDYGMMREVMERRFSRAMKDDPDREREGVWPDLVLVDGGKGQLSSVMEVLGELGIEDLPVIGIAKGPHHGREGREVFHFPDGREKMLPTNSPVLFYAQRLRDEVHRYAIGAHRAKRSKAITASPLDEIPGIGPARKRALLLHFGTASKVRAASLEDLQRAPGVSATVARQIYDFYHAGG, from the coding sequence ATGTCCAAAACTCCGGCTGGAAGACCCGATACGCCACCCAATGGCCCCGATGCGGCGGATCGTTTTAACGAAAGCCGTGCGGCGTACACTGTGGCAAGCGCGCAGCCGAATTTGGATGCTGGCGTTGAGGCCATTCGTGAAGTTGTCAAAACCCTTAAGCCCGTTCCGGGCGTTTACCGGATGCTCGATACGCGCGGCGACGTTTTGTACGTGGGCAAGGCGCGCAGCCTAAAGGCACGGGTGGCAAATTACACTCAGGTTGCCGGGTTGACCCAGCGATTGTTGCGGATGGTGAGTCAATGCCGCAGCATGGAAATCATAACCACCAATTCCGAGGCCGAAGCGCTGCTGCTTGAAGCGCAATTGATTAAGCGGTTTCGTCCTGCTTTCAATGTGTTGCTTCGTGATGATAAGAGTTTTCCTTTCATCCTACTACGCGGGGATCATGCCTTTCCTCGGATCCATAAACATCGCGGCGCGCGCCGCGCAAAAGGAAACTATTACGGTCCCTTCGCTAGTGCCGGCAGTGTGAACACGACACTTAACGCGCTGCAGAAGTTGTTCCTTTTAAGGTCCTGTACTGACAGCTTTTTCAACAACCGCGACCGACCCTGTTTGCTGTATCAAATCAAGCGGTGTTCGGCGCCATGTGTGGGGCGGATTTCAGAGGAAGATTACGATGGACTGGTGAAGCAGTCGAAGGATTTCCTCGCCGGAAAATCGGGCAAAGTTCAGGCTGATCTGGAAAGGCAAATGGCCAAGGCAGCCGAGGATTTGGATTTCGAAACCGCAGCAATCCTGCGCGATCGATTGCGCGCGGCGACATTTATTCAAGGGTCGCAGGCCATCAACGCAAGCGGTGTGGGCGATGCCGACGTCTTCGCTTTGGCGTCAAAGGGCGGGCATATTGGGGTGCAGGCGTTTTTTATCCGCGGCGGGCAAAATTGGGGCCATCGCGCCTTTTTCCCGACGCATACAAAAGACGTGGAGGAGGATCAGGTCCTCTCCAATGTCATGCTGCAATTTTACGAAGAAGTGCCGCCACCGCCCTTGGTCTTGGTCGATCGAGAGATGGGGGAGCGCGCTTTGATTGAGGCGGCATTGAGCGAAGTGGCCGAGAAGAAGGTCACATTGACGATCCCCCAGCGCGGCGACCGGCGCAAACTTTTGGCCCAAGCAACCCGCAACGCCGCCGAAGCGTTGGAACGCAGGTTGGCGGAGACGGGGACGAAGGCAAGGACTCACCGCGAGTTGGCCGAATTTCTTGAACTGGGTGAGCCGCCAGAGCGTATCGAAGTGTACGACAACAGCCACATCCAAGGCGCGCAAGCGTTGGGCGCGATGGTGGTTGCCAGTGCGGAGGGCTTTGAGAAATCGCAATACCGCAAATTCAACATCAAGACCGCCAAGACCAACGATGATTACGGTATGATGCGCGAAGTGATGGAGCGTCGTTTTTCCCGTGCGATGAAGGACGATCCCGATCGTGAACGCGAAGGTGTGTGGCCCGATTTGGTGTTGGTCGATGGCGGAAAAGGCCAATTGTCGAGCGTGATGGAGGTGCTGGGAGAATTGGGCATTGAGGACCTGCCTGTGATCGGCATCGCCAAGGGGCCGCATCACGGACGCGAAGGGCGCGAGGTGTTCCATTTCCCCGATGGACGAGAGAAAATGCTGCCGACGAATTCGCCGGTGCTGTTTTATGCACAACGATTGCGTGATGAAGTGCATCGATACGCCATTGGCGCGCATCGGGCGAAGCGCAGCAAGGCGATAACCGCAAGCCCATTGGATGAAATCCCCGGCATCGGCCCGGCGCGTAAACGCGCATTGCTCCTCCATTTTGGAACGGCCAGCAAAGTGCGCGCCGCTTCTCTAGAAGACTTGCAACGCGCGCCCGGCGTCAGCGCAACCGTCGCCCGACAAATCTATGATTTCTATCACGCAGGCGGATGA
- a CDS encoding carotenoid oxygenase family protein, which translates to MQVTRHPPVKISLEPSNHPYLSGPWTPVHEEVDVDELEVIEGEIPADLDGVYLRNTENPVHQPLGRHHPFDGDAMIHQVSISGGKASYRNRFVRTHCFEAEQVAGGALWGGLMDPVGTSKRPGFGAHEGLKDTGSTDIIVHAGVAIATLYQCGEAWQMDPITLENLGKASWGPLDGISAHPKVDEATGEMMFFNYSKYAPYMHYGVVNREGKLAHYVPIPLSGPRLPHDMAITRNWSILNDMPLYWDADLLERDIHAARIHDGVPTRFALIPRHGQPEDIRWFEASPTYVLHWTNAWEEGDEVILEGYYQDKPMPDPIKEAGQYSHMMAYVDEHSFQSRLHRWRFNLKTGETVEERLGDRIVEFGMINPQFLMEKSRYIWSTTSRPGWFLFNGYVRHDTTTGEEEVYELPDGVYASESPMVPKKHAQDEADGYLVTFLIDENTGGSELAILDASDVTKGPICRAKLPHKISSGVHSTWVEHAQLRADAAFKRDGLAA; encoded by the coding sequence ATGCAGGTCACACGCCATCCGCCGGTCAAAATCAGCCTAGAGCCATCCAATCACCCATATCTTTCGGGTCCTTGGACACCCGTCCACGAAGAGGTGGATGTGGATGAGCTTGAAGTGATTGAGGGCGAAATCCCGGCCGATCTTGACGGCGTTTACCTGAGAAACACCGAAAATCCGGTGCATCAACCGTTGGGCCGGCATCACCCATTTGATGGCGATGCGATGATCCATCAGGTCAGCATTTCGGGCGGCAAAGCGAGCTATCGCAACCGCTTTGTTCGCACGCATTGTTTTGAAGCGGAACAGGTAGCCGGCGGCGCTCTTTGGGGCGGGCTAATGGATCCTGTTGGAACATCCAAACGCCCCGGTTTTGGCGCGCACGAAGGATTAAAGGACACCGGCTCCACCGATATTATTGTCCATGCCGGCGTGGCGATCGCCACTCTCTATCAATGCGGCGAAGCGTGGCAGATGGATCCGATAACGCTCGAGAATTTGGGCAAAGCATCATGGGGGCCGCTGGATGGCATTTCGGCGCATCCCAAAGTGGACGAAGCCACTGGCGAAATGATGTTCTTCAACTACTCCAAATACGCGCCTTACATGCATTACGGCGTGGTCAACCGCGAAGGGAAGCTGGCGCACTACGTGCCCATTCCGCTTTCTGGCCCGCGCCTGCCGCACGATATGGCGATAACGCGCAATTGGTCGATCCTGAACGACATGCCGCTGTATTGGGATGCCGATTTGCTAGAGCGCGATATCCACGCTGCGCGCATTCACGACGGCGTGCCCACGCGGTTTGCTCTTATCCCCCGCCATGGTCAGCCAGAGGACATCCGCTGGTTCGAAGCGTCGCCAACCTATGTCCTGCATTGGACCAATGCATGGGAAGAAGGCGATGAAGTCATTTTGGAAGGGTATTATCAGGACAAACCGATGCCTGACCCAATCAAAGAGGCCGGGCAGTACAGCCATATGATGGCCTATGTTGACGAGCATTCTTTCCAAAGCCGCCTGCACCGTTGGCGTTTCAATCTGAAAACGGGCGAGACTGTGGAAGAGCGTTTGGGCGATCGGATTGTTGAATTTGGGATGATCAATCCGCAATTCCTGATGGAGAAGAGCAGGTATATCTGGTCGACCACGTCGCGGCCCGGATGGTTCTTGTTCAACGGCTATGTCCGCCATGACACGACGACCGGCGAAGAGGAGGTGTATGAATTGCCCGATGGCGTCTATGCCAGCGAAAGTCCCATGGTCCCCAAAAAGCACGCGCAAGATGAAGCGGATGGGTATCTCGTCACGTTCTTAATCGATGAGAATACGGGCGGTTCTGAGCTGGCGATTTTGGATGCGAGTGATGTGACCAAAGGCCCCATCTGTCGGGCAAAATTGCCGCATAAGATTAGCAGCGGTGTGCATTCAACATGGGTTGAACATGCGCAATTGCGCGCGGATGCAGCGTTCAAACGGGACGGATTGGCGGCTTAA
- a CDS encoding universal stress protein, with protein sequence MKSILLHIDTDPCMEARLQVAMDIARAYDGHITCLQAVSYEVFAPGDFYGSAMAAALPKIREAAESFRAKVETDLTNEDVSWEWRYLDGMAEHRLLEQSALHDIIIIGPNDIGDPGSHRPSAMAGELALKAPSPVLVVPGDSDRMDVEAPVFIAWNGSPEASVALRAAVPLLKLAKQTIIASVAEPDEKERFVFPAAEAAKYLSRHGIDVEVVDLPRGDAKVSDVLTKAAQMRDCSMMVMGAYGHSRLAEMLLGGVTRQFLKDPKVPILLAN encoded by the coding sequence ATGAAATCGATCTTACTGCACATTGACACTGACCCCTGCATGGAGGCGCGCCTGCAAGTGGCTATGGATATCGCGCGTGCATATGATGGACATATCACTTGCCTTCAGGCGGTCAGCTATGAGGTCTTTGCGCCGGGTGATTTCTACGGTTCGGCCATGGCCGCCGCGTTGCCAAAGATCAGGGAAGCCGCTGAGAGTTTCCGGGCCAAGGTTGAAACGGATCTAACCAACGAGGATGTGTCTTGGGAATGGCGGTATCTCGATGGCATGGCAGAGCACCGACTGCTGGAACAATCGGCGCTGCATGACATCATAATTATTGGGCCAAATGATATTGGCGATCCGGGATCGCACCGTCCATCCGCGATGGCAGGTGAGTTGGCGCTTAAGGCACCCTCACCAGTGCTGGTTGTGCCGGGCGACAGCGATCGGATGGACGTCGAGGCCCCTGTGTTCATCGCTTGGAATGGGTCACCAGAAGCGTCCGTTGCATTGCGCGCGGCTGTGCCGTTGCTGAAATTGGCAAAGCAAACCATCATCGCCAGCGTTGCCGAGCCCGATGAAAAGGAACGCTTTGTTTTCCCAGCCGCTGAGGCGGCAAAATATCTGAGCCGCCACGGAATTGATGTTGAGGTGGTTGATCTGCCGCGTGGCGATGCAAAGGTATCAGACGTCCTTACCAAGGCAGCGCAAATGCGCGATTGTTCGATGATGGTGATGGGCGCCTATGGCCACTCACGGCTCGCGGAGATGCTTTTGGGTGGTGTGACGAGGCAGTTCCTAAAGGATCCAAAGGTGCCGATTTTGTTGGCAAATTAG